One part of the Glycine max cultivar Williams 82 chromosome 14, Glycine_max_v4.0, whole genome shotgun sequence genome encodes these proteins:
- the LOC100816847 gene encoding uncharacterized vacuolar membrane protein YML018C, producing the protein MGWRYKAGLFLILTVVVIWVTSAEVTQDIFIDYKQPFAVTYLGASLMVVYLPVAFIKDWLYKLFKHCSSKSGRSAKVGDDFSVTCTSPLKGNGVQKTTEVELGSMTRKDSDANLSVQEQVKPLVAKYNDATAIKAEKELTTREIATYGFYIAPIWFITEYLSNAALARTSVASTTVLSSTSGLFTLFIGVFLGQDNLNVSKVVAVLVSMSGVVMTTLGKTWAADDALSSASNGQRSLVGDLFGLLSAMSYGLFTVLLKKISGEGGERVDVQKLFGYVGLFTLVALWWLIWPLSALGIEPKFTIPHSARVDEVVLANGFVGSVLSDYFWALCVVWTTPLVATLGMSLTIPLAMLADMVIHGRHYSALYILGSVQVFAGFVIANISDRPTKRLGL; encoded by the exons ATGGGGTGGAGATACAAGGCAGGGTTGTTCCTCATACTTACTGTGGTTGTCATATGGGTCACCTCTGCTGAAGTCACCCAG GATATTTTTATAGATTACAAGCAGCCATTTGCAGTGACGTATCTTGGAGCTTCTCTTATGGTAGTTTACCTCCCAGTAGCATTCATTAAGGACTGGTTGTATAAGTTATTTAAACACTGCTCTTCTAAAAGTGGAAGAAGTGCAAAAGTTGGGGATGATTTTTCTGTCACGTGTACCTCTCCTCTCAAGGGCAATGGAGTGCAAAAAACCACTGAAGTAGAATTAGGGAGCATGACTCGAAAAGATAGTGATGCAAACCTTTCAGTACAAGAACAAGTAAAGCCATTGGTGGCTAAATATAATGATGCTACTGCTATAAAGGCCGAGAAAGAACTTACTACAAGGGAAATTGCTACTTATGGATTTTACATTGCACCTATCTGGTTTATAACTGAG TATCTATCAAATGCTGCCCTTGCACGAACAAGCGTTGCAAGTACAACAGTATTGTCATCTACTTCAGGACTCTTCACTCTCTTCATTGGTGTGTTTTTGGGCCAAGACAATTTAAATGTATCAAAAGTAGTTGCTGTCTTGGTCAGCATGTCTGGGGTTGTGATGACAACTCTGGGGAAAACATGGGCTGCAGATGATGCGCTATCAAGTGCTTC CAATGGACAGCGCTCTCTTGTTGGAGATCTTTTTGGCCTTCTCTCGGCCATGTCATATGGTCTATTTACAG tgcttcttaaaaaaatttctggTGAAGGAGGAGAACGGGTTGATGTGCAAAAGCTGTTTGGATATGTTGGATTGTTTACACTTGTAGCACTATGGTGGCTTA TCTGGCCATTGTCAGCCTTAGGAATTGAACCAAAGTTTACAATTCCCCATTCAGCTAGAGTGGACGAAGTGGTTCTTGCCAATGGATTTGTTGGTAGTGTTCTCTCAGACTACTTCTG GGCACTTTGTGTTGTATGGACAACCCCCCTAGTGGCCACTTTGGGCATGTCACTCACCATTCCTCTTGCTATGTTGGCTGACATGGTGATCCATGGCCGGCATTATTCGGCGTTGTACATTCTTGGCTCAGTTCAG GTATTTGCAGGCTTTGTGATAGCTAATATTTCAGATAGGCCAACCAAGAGGCTGGGATTATAG
- the LOC102663805 gene encoding uncharacterized protein gives MAEDQPRRVTLEDYSSSTVPQFFTSIARPEVQAHNITYPHSLIQLIQGNLFHGLPNEDPYAYLATYIEICNIVKIAGVMEDTVRLSLFSFSLSGRPQSKQLLDASVGGKIKLKTPEEAIELIENMAASDRAILHDRTHIPTKRSLLELSSQDVLLAQNKLLSKQLENLTETLSKLPNQFHVNQPSHSTVLQVGGCSICGGAHESGCCIPIDDTTQEVNYMGNKPRPNFNASGYSGFQHAQNYNQQQRQ, from the exons ATGGCTGAAGATCAACCTCGAAGAGTCACCCTTGAGGACTACTCTAGTTCTACTGTGCCGCAATTCTTCACAAGCATAGCGCGGCCAGAGGTTCAAGCACATAACATTACTTATCCTCATTCTTTGATACAGCTAATACAGGGCAATTTATTTCATGGCCTACCTAATGAAGACCCTTATGCATACCTAGCAACCTACATTGAAATTTGTAATATAGTCAAGATTGCAGGTGTAATGGAAGACACAGTTAGACTAAGTTTGTTCTCCTTTTCACTATCTGGGAG GCCACAATCAAAGCAACTGCTTGATGCTTCTGTTGGGgggaaaattaaattgaagacccctgaagagGCCAtagaattgattgaaaatatggctgcaagtGATCGCGCTATCTTGCATGATCGAACACATATTCCCACCAAGAGAAGTCTACTAGAGCTCTCATCCCAGGATGTattgttggcacaaaacaagttgctCTCCAAGCAGCTTGAGAATTTAACTGAAACATTAAGTAAGTTGCCAAATCAATTTCATGTTAATCAACCTTCACATTCCACTGTTTTGCAGGTTGGAGGTTGCAGCATTTGTGGTGGAGCTCACGAGTCTGGATGTTGTATTCCCATAGATGACACAACTCAGGAGGTAAACTACATGGGGAATAAGCCCAGACCTAATTTTAATGCAAGTGGATATTCAGGTTTTCAACATGCTCAGAATTATAACCAGCAACAAAGACAATAG